In a genomic window of Phragmites australis chromosome 14, lpPhrAust1.1, whole genome shotgun sequence:
- the LOC133891467 gene encoding pentatricopeptide repeat-containing protein At3g62890-like encodes MQFETPAPPPAARRAPTFQANPATDARQLLGALLPPRPALCHVLQAHARLAVLGLATARVLPHLLAALPRFLPGAASCSSYPLSLYRRSDDSSAFASNHLIRVLPHPLPLSLFPRLPRRNPHSFTFLLASLSNHLDADPTDGSSASRFLGSHVHALAVKAGAADDLYVRNALVHFYGVCGDVGAMRRVFDELPRVRDVVTWNAVLAGYVRAGTVGHAREVFDGMPVKDEVSWSTVVGGYVKEGELEVALGVFRNMVVQGVRANEAAVVTALSAAAQLGLLEQGRFVHEVAQREGMPVSANVGAALVDMYSKCGSVAAAREVFDAMPRRDVFAWNSMICGLAAHGLGQDAVELFEQFVSEGFCPTNVSFVGVLNACSRSGLVDEGRWYFRLMAEKYGIEPEMEHYGCIVDLLGRAGLVQDAIELIEGMRITPDPVLWGTILSACKRYGLVDLGVTVGNKLIELEPAHDGHYVLLASLYATAKKWDEVRKVRRLMSSRGTSKSAGWSLMEAHGIVHKFLVGDMDHKDSVRIYNMLGMIGRRLAEAGYVPDVSSVLHDIGDEEKVHAIKVHSERLAIAYGFIVVEAGSPIRIVKNLSVCGDCHEFSKMVTKVFDREIIVRDGSRFHHMKEGKCSCLDY; translated from the exons ATGCAGTTCGAAacgccggcgccgcctccgGCCGCTCGGCGCGCCCCCACCTTCCAGGCCAACCCCGCGACCGACGCGAGGCAGCTCCTCGGAGCGCTCCTTCCGCCGCGCCCCGCGCTCTGCCACGTCCTGCAGGCGCACGCTCGCCTCGCCGTCCTCGGCCTCGCCACCGCGCGCGTCCTCCCGCACCTCCTCGCCGCCCTCCCGCGCTTCCTGCCCGGCGCTGCTTCGTGCTCCTCCTACCCGCTCTCCTTGTACCGCCGCTCCGACGACTCCTCCGCCTTCGCGTCCAACCACCTCATCCGCGTGCTCCCGCACCCGCTCCCGCTCAGCCTCTTCCCGCGCCTCCCGCGCCGCAACCCTCACTCCTTCACCTTCCTCCTCGCCTCGCTCTCCAACCACCTCGACGCCGACCCCACAGATGGCTCCTCTGCTTCCCGCTTCCTGGGCTCCCACGTGCACGCGCTGGCCGTGAAGGCGGGCGCCGCGGACGACCTCTACGTGCGGAACGCGCTGGTCCACTTCTACGGCGTGTGCGGCGACGTGGGGGCGATGCGGAGGGTGTTCGACGAGCTGCCGCGCGTGAGGGACGTGGTGACGTGGAATGCGGTCCTTGCTGGGTACGTGCGAGCGGGTACGGTGGGGCATGCGCGGGAGGTGTTCGACGGAATGCCGGTGAAGGATGAGGTTTCTTGGAGCACGGTGGTGGGCGGGTATGTGAAGGAAGGGGAGCTGGAGGTGGCGCTGGGAGTGTTTAGGAACATGGTGGTGCAGGGGGTGAGGGCGAATGAGGCGGCGGTTGTGACAGCTTTGTCAGCAGCCGCACAGCTGGGGCTGCTTGAGCAGGGGAGGTTTGTGCATGAGGTGGCCCAGAGAGAAGGAATGCCAGTGAGTGCAAATGTAGGTGCTGCGCTGGTGGATATGTATTCCAAGTGTGGAAGCGTGGCAGCAGCGAGGGAAGTTTTTGATGCCATGCCGAGAAGAGATGTGTTTGCGTGGAACTCCATGATCTGCGGGCTTGCTGCCCATGGGTTGGGGCAGGATGCGGTGGAGCTCTTTGAGCAGTTTGTCAGTGAGGGTTTTTGCCCGACGAATGTGTCATTTGTTGGGGTGCTGAATGCCTGCAGCCGTTCTGGCCTTGTTGATGAAGGGCGGTGGTATTTCAGGCTGATGGCAGAGAAATATGGCATTGAGCCAGAGATGGAGCATTACGGATGTATAGTTGATCTTCTGGGTCGTGCCGGTCTTGTTCAAGATGCCATTGAATTGATTGAAGGGATGCGCATCACACCTGACCCAGTGCTCTGGGGCACAATACTGTCAGCCTGCAAGAGATATGGCCTTGTGGACTTGGGCGTAACTGTTGGTAATAAGCTAATCGAATTGGAGCCTGCTCATGATGGACACTATGTCCTCCTTGCAAGTTTATATGCGACAGCAAAGAAATGGGATGAAGTCAGGAAAGTTAGGAGACTAATGTCTAGTCGTGGCACCAGCAAGTCAGCTGGCTGGAGCTTGATGGAGGCACATGGAATCGTGCACAAATTTCTAGTAGGGGACATGGATCACAAGGATTCTGTACGGATATATAACATGCTTGGCATGATTGGCAGAAGGTTGGCTGAGGCAGGGTATGTACCAGACGTGTCATCAGTGTTGCATGACATTGGGGATGAAGAGAAGGTGCATGCCATCAAGGTGCACAGTGAGCGGCTTGCAATTGCTTATGGGTTCATTGTTGTTGAAGCTGGCAGCCCAATCCGTATTGTCAAGAACCTTAGTGTGTGTGGTGATTGTCATGAGTTCAGTAAGATGGTAACAAAGGTTTTTGACAGGGAAATTATTGTGAGGGACGGTAGTAGGTTTCATCATATGAAAGAAGGGAAGTGTTCTTGCCTTGACTATTG A
- the LOC133891674 gene encoding syntaxin-132 isoform X1, producing MNIPILQDSFELPRRDSSRDGDIEMGMHQADASDNLKDFLKKVDAIEGLIAKLTNLLNKLQTANEESKAVTKASAMKAIKQRMEKDIDEVGKIARMAKTKVDELEKDNLSNRQKPGCGKGSAVDRSREQTTGAVKKKLKERMDDFQVLREAIRQEYREVVERRVFTVTGNRPDEETIDDLIETGKSEQIFKDAIQQQGRGQILDTVAEIQERHDAVRDLERKLLELQQIFLDMAVLVEAQGDMINHIETHVSNATNHIQQGVSALQNAKKLQRNSRKWMCYAIIILLVIVVIIVVAVIQPWKKGA from the exons ATGAACATTCCTATTTTACAGGATTCGTTTGAGCTCCCTCGGCGGGATTCTTCGAGGGATGGGGATATTGAAATGGGAATGCATCAGGCTGATGCTTCAGACAACTTAAAAGATTTCTTGAAAAAG GTTGATGCGATCGAGGGCCTAATTGCTAAGCTGACAAATCTCTTGAATAAGCTCCAG ACTGCGAATGAGGAATCCAAAGCAGTTACAAAAGCTAGTGCCATGAAAG CAATTAAGCAGCGGATGGAGAAAGATATTGATGAAGTGGGAAAAATTGCTCGTATGGCAAAGACAAAAGTTGATGAACTGGAAAAGGAT AACTTATCAAATAGGCAGAAACCTGGATGCGGGAAGGGTTCTGCCGTAGATCGATCAAGAGAGCAGACTACTGG AGCAgtgaaaaagaaattgaagGAACGGATGGATGATTTTCAG GTTTTGAGAGAAGCGATCCGGCAGGAGTATCGGGAGGTTGTTGAAAGAAGGGTTTTTACAGTTACTGGTAATCGTCCTGATGAAGAG ACAATTGACGATTTAATAGAGACTGGAAAAAGTGAGCAAATATTCAAAGATGCGATCCAACAGCAGGGAAGAGGCCAG ATACTGGACACCGTGGCTGAAATACAGGAGCGACACGATGCTGTAAGGGATCTAGAGAGGAAGCTTCTGGAGTTGCAGCAG ATATTCCTGGATATGGCGGTTCTGGTTGAGGCTCAAGGAGACATGATCAACCACATCGAGACACAT GTTTCAAACGCCACCAATCATATCCAGCAAGGCGTGAGCGCGCTCCAGAATGCCAAGAAGCTGCAGAGGAACTCGAGGAAGTGGATGTGCTACGCCATTATCATACTGCTGGTGATAGTGGTGATCATCGTCGTTGCGGTCATCCAGCCATGGAAGAAGGGTGCTTGA
- the LOC133891674 gene encoding syntaxin-132 isoform X2, whose product MNNLLTDSFELPRRDSSRDGDIEMGMHQADASDNLKDFLKKVDAIEGLIAKLTNLLNKLQTANEESKAVTKASAMKAIKQRMEKDIDEVGKIARMAKTKVDELEKDNLSNRQKPGCGKGSAVDRSREQTTGAVKKKLKERMDDFQVLREAIRQEYREVVERRVFTVTGNRPDEETIDDLIETGKSEQIFKDAIQQQGRGQILDTVAEIQERHDAVRDLERKLLELQQIFLDMAVLVEAQGDMINHIETHVSNATNHIQQGVSALQNAKKLQRNSRKWMCYAIIILLVIVVIIVVAVIQPWKKGA is encoded by the exons ATGAACAACCTACTCACG GATTCGTTTGAGCTCCCTCGGCGGGATTCTTCGAGGGATGGGGATATTGAAATGGGAATGCATCAGGCTGATGCTTCAGACAACTTAAAAGATTTCTTGAAAAAG GTTGATGCGATCGAGGGCCTAATTGCTAAGCTGACAAATCTCTTGAATAAGCTCCAG ACTGCGAATGAGGAATCCAAAGCAGTTACAAAAGCTAGTGCCATGAAAG CAATTAAGCAGCGGATGGAGAAAGATATTGATGAAGTGGGAAAAATTGCTCGTATGGCAAAGACAAAAGTTGATGAACTGGAAAAGGAT AACTTATCAAATAGGCAGAAACCTGGATGCGGGAAGGGTTCTGCCGTAGATCGATCAAGAGAGCAGACTACTGG AGCAgtgaaaaagaaattgaagGAACGGATGGATGATTTTCAG GTTTTGAGAGAAGCGATCCGGCAGGAGTATCGGGAGGTTGTTGAAAGAAGGGTTTTTACAGTTACTGGTAATCGTCCTGATGAAGAG ACAATTGACGATTTAATAGAGACTGGAAAAAGTGAGCAAATATTCAAAGATGCGATCCAACAGCAGGGAAGAGGCCAG ATACTGGACACCGTGGCTGAAATACAGGAGCGACACGATGCTGTAAGGGATCTAGAGAGGAAGCTTCTGGAGTTGCAGCAG ATATTCCTGGATATGGCGGTTCTGGTTGAGGCTCAAGGAGACATGATCAACCACATCGAGACACAT GTTTCAAACGCCACCAATCATATCCAGCAAGGCGTGAGCGCGCTCCAGAATGCCAAGAAGCTGCAGAGGAACTCGAGGAAGTGGATGTGCTACGCCATTATCATACTGCTGGTGATAGTGGTGATCATCGTCGTTGCGGTCATCCAGCCATGGAAGAAGGGTGCTTGA